The following are encoded in a window of uncultured Sphaerochaeta sp. genomic DNA:
- a CDS encoding nitronate monooxygenase, whose translation MTIPDLETLHTNLKSVLHHCVQQLHLGEVKPAIEKILSSKITWPELRIGNLVAKAPIVQGGMGVGISLSSLASAVANAGGIGVIAANGIGLLEKDYYEDGRAANLRAFRNEIRKARSLSDGIIGVNIMVAVNDFHQLLDVAIEEKVDIVFLGAGLPIKNIPVEALRKADVKLAPIVSSARAAQMIFRMWEKLYNDTPDAVVVEGPKAGGHLGFTAEQLDDPEYQLEAIVPTVVEALKPFEESKGVAIPVIAGGGVYTGKDIYKVLSLGASAVQMATRFVATDECDADIRFKEAYVSCTKEQIGLIKSPVGMPGRAIRNQFILDSEAGKNPSFRCAWKCLATCKAEQANYCISIALNNARRGLLNSGYVFAGSNAYRVKRIIPVATLVEELQRGYQLNVQAKLTELLNAVKALLDAYGKREALLKELTERYEQALEALPSQKDVITALKKQYSRLVSQEEVLRLTVKEKLVLSSHLTH comes from the coding sequence ATGACAATACCGGATTTAGAAACATTACATACAAATCTCAAGAGCGTATTGCACCATTGTGTGCAACAACTCCATCTAGGGGAGGTCAAGCCTGCTATTGAGAAAATACTCAGTTCAAAAATTACCTGGCCGGAACTGAGAATCGGAAATCTTGTGGCAAAGGCCCCTATCGTTCAGGGTGGGATGGGAGTTGGAATCTCCCTCTCCTCTCTGGCATCAGCTGTTGCCAATGCTGGAGGTATCGGGGTAATTGCTGCCAATGGAATAGGCCTGCTTGAGAAAGACTACTATGAGGACGGGAGAGCCGCCAACCTTAGAGCATTCAGGAACGAAATCCGTAAAGCCAGAAGCTTGAGTGATGGAATCATTGGGGTGAACATCATGGTCGCTGTGAATGATTTCCACCAACTCCTCGATGTAGCCATAGAAGAGAAAGTTGATATCGTTTTTCTTGGAGCGGGACTCCCGATCAAGAACATCCCGGTAGAAGCACTCAGGAAAGCAGACGTTAAACTTGCCCCAATCGTAAGCTCTGCAAGGGCTGCACAGATGATCTTCCGCATGTGGGAGAAGCTGTATAACGACACCCCGGATGCTGTCGTGGTGGAAGGGCCAAAGGCAGGCGGGCACCTAGGATTTACCGCTGAGCAATTGGATGACCCAGAGTACCAACTCGAGGCCATTGTCCCCACCGTGGTGGAAGCACTGAAACCTTTCGAAGAGAGCAAGGGTGTTGCCATTCCTGTAATTGCAGGAGGTGGTGTCTACACAGGAAAGGATATCTACAAGGTACTAAGCCTTGGTGCGAGTGCCGTACAGATGGCAACCCGTTTTGTTGCAACTGATGAATGTGACGCCGATATTCGTTTCAAGGAAGCCTATGTTTCCTGCACGAAGGAACAAATCGGTCTTATCAAGAGTCCTGTTGGAATGCCTGGTCGTGCAATTCGCAACCAGTTCATCCTTGATAGCGAAGCAGGGAAGAATCCCTCGTTTCGCTGTGCTTGGAAGTGCCTGGCAACCTGCAAAGCAGAGCAAGCGAACTACTGCATCTCCATTGCATTAAACAATGCAAGAAGAGGATTGCTGAACAGCGGATATGTATTTGCGGGAAGCAATGCCTATCGGGTAAAAAGAATTATACCGGTAGCTACCTTGGTTGAAGAGCTGCAGCGAGGATACCAGTTGAATGTGCAAGCCAAGCTGACCGAACTGCTGAACGCAGTGAAAGCCTTGCTTGATGCGTACGGAAAGAGAGAAGCTCTGCTGAAAGAACTCACAGAACGTTATGAGCAAGCGTTGGAAGCACTTCCTAGCCAGAAGGATGTTATTACTGCATTGAAAAAACAGTACAGCAGGCTCGTATCCCAGGAAGAAGTGCTTCGCTTGACGGTGAAGGAGAAACTCGTGCTCTCCTCACACCTGACTCACTAG
- a CDS encoding ARMT1-like domain-containing protein has translation MNTTLECIPCFFNQVLASGKLLGLSPESIKQIMDEVGNELKHFPLDMTPPAMAYHIQRLFVEKSGEEDPYRSVKIMSNTQALAVIDDLRKIVRDSQNPLKTAVKLACAGNIIDYGAFPNGIDVQGEITRILEQSQDAEGEEATSLFDFDTFKQSLHSAKRLMYIGDNAGEIVFDKVLLETIAKAFPQLELYYVTRGQPILNDVLVKDALDCGLDSVATIVSSGSKTPGLILSEADPAFLRLYDSADLIISKGQGNYEALSQAEGPIFFLFIIKCEVISKHIGGTKMELVLKSNTKHSKKAQD, from the coding sequence ATGAATACCACACTCGAATGCATACCTTGTTTCTTCAATCAGGTACTCGCATCAGGGAAACTTTTAGGCCTTTCTCCTGAATCAATCAAGCAAATCATGGACGAAGTCGGTAATGAACTTAAGCATTTCCCTTTGGACATGACTCCTCCTGCAATGGCCTACCATATACAACGACTGTTTGTAGAAAAATCAGGAGAGGAAGATCCCTATCGTTCTGTGAAAATAATGAGTAATACACAGGCACTAGCGGTGATAGATGATCTGAGGAAAATCGTAAGAGACTCGCAAAACCCACTGAAGACAGCGGTAAAACTGGCTTGTGCAGGAAATATCATCGATTATGGGGCTTTCCCTAATGGCATTGACGTACAAGGAGAGATTACAAGGATTCTCGAACAGTCACAGGATGCAGAGGGAGAGGAAGCAACTTCCTTGTTTGATTTCGACACCTTCAAACAATCTCTACATTCGGCAAAACGGTTGATGTATATTGGGGATAATGCTGGAGAAATCGTCTTTGACAAAGTACTGTTGGAAACGATTGCAAAAGCATTCCCACAACTTGAACTGTATTACGTTACCAGGGGACAACCGATTCTCAATGATGTATTGGTCAAGGATGCCTTGGACTGTGGTCTCGATTCGGTGGCTACCATTGTTTCCAGCGGGAGCAAAACACCTGGGTTGATCCTGAGCGAAGCTGACCCTGCGTTCCTCAGATTGTATGACAGTGCAGATCTAATCATCAGTAAGGGACAAGGAAACTATGAAGCACTCTCTCAAGCCGAAGGGCCGATATTTTTTCTTTTCATCATCAAGTGTGAGGTGATCAGTAAGCATATTGGCGGTACGAAAATGGAATTGGTTCTGAAAAGCAATACGAAGCATTCAAAGAAAGCCCAAGACTAA
- the budA gene encoding acetolactate decarboxylase: MKAGNRVLSAVVLVLCLFLVCGCTSVPKEDNIYQVSLLNALLQGEYDGFISVGTLKDHGDTGIGTFDTLDGEMIFLDGNVYKAKVDGTVELMDDQMLVPFAVATTFEPDVIVKPWTAIADIETLKTTMDACIAETTNDFNRFYVAKVSGTFSHVRVRSVPSQEKPYRPLSVIAESQREFEYEQVEGTIVAFRSPDYVEGINLPGWHLHFLSVDKSKGGHLLEASLVQGKIKMGDMKEFQLILPSSSSFAAMDIAEDRREETQSIEGVGRP; this comes from the coding sequence ATGAAAGCGGGTAATCGGGTCCTTAGTGCTGTAGTGTTGGTTTTATGCTTGTTTCTTGTATGTGGATGTACCTCTGTTCCCAAGGAAGACAATATCTACCAGGTCTCTTTGCTCAATGCATTGTTGCAGGGAGAGTATGATGGGTTTATATCTGTTGGTACATTGAAAGATCATGGGGATACAGGCATTGGTACCTTTGATACGTTGGATGGGGAGATGATCTTCCTTGATGGCAATGTGTATAAAGCCAAGGTTGATGGCACTGTCGAGCTAATGGATGACCAGATGTTGGTGCCATTTGCTGTTGCAACAACTTTTGAGCCAGATGTAATCGTTAAACCCTGGACTGCGATTGCTGATATTGAAACTTTGAAAACTACAATGGATGCATGCATTGCAGAAACTACCAACGATTTCAATCGTTTTTATGTTGCGAAGGTGAGTGGAACGTTCTCCCATGTACGAGTCCGTAGTGTTCCATCCCAGGAGAAACCGTACCGTCCGCTCTCTGTAATCGCTGAATCCCAGAGAGAGTTTGAATATGAGCAAGTGGAGGGGACTATTGTTGCATTCCGTTCTCCCGATTATGTGGAAGGGATTAACTTGCCAGGTTGGCATTTGCATTTTCTTTCTGTTGATAAAAGCAAGGGAGGGCATCTTTTAGAGGCTTCTCTTGTTCAGGGGAAGATTAAGATGGGTGATATGAAGGAGTTCCAGCTCATTCTTCCCTCTAGCAGTTCCTTTGCAGCGATGGATATTGCTGAAGACAGAAGAGAGGAGACTCAGAGCATAGAAGGAGTTGGGCGCCCGTAG
- a CDS encoding sugar ABC transporter substrate-binding protein, producing the protein MKMKTMVIFALLLGLVLAPMFAQGTKDEAAPQEIRVLLANHPYGELLKTKIPEFEAETGIKVNYESLQESQLTNKLTTEFATNSSTVDVFMTRPLQEGLMFIKNGWYESLDNYNFADYPENSVDIGRKDGKAYIVPLVTEWQVMYYRKDLFKKAGLSVPTTFAELENAARVLNKDGVAGFASRGKGAAAVTQISSYIYNYGGRYLEDGKAVFDSPEAVEAIRYYGKLLGNYGPQGVTSMSWENVMPVFQAGKVAMWTDASVFYGQIVDPAKTQIPAEDIGVAQLPRGPKDDSPFIVVSWGMAMSSASKNKDAAQKFLDWATSKELAKEGMLTNITMARDSAWADAEVRAVMNPGLVETQAHAAKNGFPFDRPFMSSVGQARDLIGEVIIESINTKGTSSKLSALASEKADAVDELLKADGEYGL; encoded by the coding sequence ATGAAGATGAAAACAATGGTTATTTTTGCGTTGTTGCTCGGTCTTGTGTTGGCACCAATGTTTGCACAAGGGACTAAGGATGAAGCAGCTCCGCAAGAGATCCGTGTGTTGTTGGCTAACCACCCTTATGGGGAGTTGCTGAAGACCAAGATTCCTGAATTCGAGGCAGAGACTGGGATCAAGGTGAACTATGAGAGTCTGCAGGAGAGTCAGCTCACTAATAAGTTGACCACTGAATTTGCAACCAACAGCTCTACCGTCGATGTGTTCATGACACGACCGTTGCAGGAAGGCTTGATGTTCATAAAGAATGGTTGGTATGAGAGCTTGGACAACTATAACTTTGCTGATTATCCTGAGAATTCAGTTGATATCGGCCGAAAAGATGGTAAAGCATACATTGTTCCTCTCGTAACAGAGTGGCAGGTAATGTACTACCGAAAGGATCTGTTTAAAAAGGCTGGTCTTTCCGTACCTACAACCTTTGCAGAGCTTGAGAATGCCGCAAGAGTCCTCAATAAGGACGGTGTAGCTGGGTTTGCCTCAAGAGGTAAGGGCGCTGCTGCAGTAACTCAGATTTCCAGCTATATCTATAACTATGGTGGTAGATATCTTGAAGATGGAAAGGCCGTTTTTGATAGCCCAGAGGCAGTTGAAGCAATCCGATATTACGGCAAATTGCTTGGCAATTATGGACCACAGGGCGTTACCAGCATGTCTTGGGAGAATGTCATGCCTGTGTTCCAGGCTGGAAAGGTCGCAATGTGGACTGATGCAAGTGTCTTCTATGGACAGATTGTTGATCCTGCAAAGACCCAGATTCCTGCTGAGGATATCGGGGTAGCACAGCTTCCGAGGGGTCCAAAGGATGATTCCCCGTTTATCGTAGTTTCATGGGGTATGGCAATGTCCTCTGCTTCAAAGAACAAGGATGCTGCTCAGAAGTTCCTCGACTGGGCTACAAGCAAGGAACTTGCCAAGGAAGGTATGCTCACGAACATCACCATGGCTCGAGACTCTGCTTGGGCTGATGCTGAGGTCAGGGCAGTAATGAATCCAGGTTTGGTAGAGACTCAGGCCCATGCTGCAAAGAACGGTTTCCCGTTTGACCGCCCGTTTATGAGTTCTGTTGGGCAGGCTCGTGACCTGATCGGTGAAGTCATCATCGAATCCATCAATACCAAGGGTACTTCGAGTAAGCTCAGTGCACTTGCCAGTGAGAAGGCAGATGCTGTAGATGAGCTCCTGAAGGCCGATGGTGAGTACGGACTCTAA
- the chrA gene encoding chromate efflux transporter produces MATVNYRHFLKDVLICSLGAYGGPEAHFGVFLDHLVTRKHYLEEEDLVELLALNSILPGPTSTQTIVSVGYRIGGPLLAFFTLMVWALPVVLIMTALSFLYQILEKLQISGKILRFIGPMAVGFIVLAAYRIGKKVLIDKTSYVLFMLGAVTTYFIRSPWIFPLVLIIGGIISVLSSRGTDLFQKTQLNPPWHYLVWFACFAAGSLILSTLTHHLLITLFEAFYRYGYLVFGGGQVVVPVMIAELVETKGYMSNEEFLTGYGLVQGLPGPMFSFSAYAGGMAARGQGSLFQIAAALLSAIGIFLPGTLLIFFVYPVWEKLKGIKAVRLSLRGVNAVAGGLITTAAILLLQKSGLNIENFLVLLFTVLLLLTRKIPAPLIVLAVLGAGIIL; encoded by the coding sequence ATGGCAACAGTGAACTATCGTCACTTCCTCAAAGATGTCTTGATCTGTAGCTTAGGTGCCTATGGGGGACCGGAGGCACACTTTGGCGTCTTCCTCGACCACCTGGTGACCAGGAAGCACTATCTAGAAGAAGAGGACCTTGTTGAACTTCTCGCCCTAAACAGTATTCTCCCTGGCCCGACCAGCACGCAGACCATTGTCTCGGTTGGCTACCGAATTGGAGGCCCACTCCTTGCATTCTTCACCTTGATGGTTTGGGCATTACCAGTTGTGCTTATCATGACTGCACTGTCATTTCTCTATCAGATACTTGAAAAGTTGCAGATATCTGGCAAGATTCTCCGCTTTATCGGCCCAATGGCGGTAGGATTCATTGTTCTCGCTGCCTATCGTATCGGGAAAAAAGTGTTGATCGACAAAACCAGTTATGTACTCTTTATGCTTGGTGCAGTCACTACGTATTTTATTCGCTCTCCCTGGATTTTCCCCTTGGTACTCATCATTGGGGGAATCATTTCTGTGCTCAGCAGCAGGGGAACAGACTTATTCCAGAAAACACAGCTCAATCCCCCTTGGCATTACCTTGTATGGTTTGCATGCTTTGCTGCAGGATCACTCATTCTCTCCACCCTAACCCATCACCTGCTAATCACGCTGTTTGAGGCATTCTACCGGTATGGGTACCTGGTATTTGGTGGAGGACAGGTGGTTGTCCCCGTCATGATTGCGGAATTGGTGGAGACAAAGGGGTATATGAGCAATGAGGAGTTCCTTACTGGATACGGCCTTGTACAAGGATTACCCGGCCCCATGTTCAGCTTCAGCGCCTATGCAGGAGGCATGGCAGCCCGTGGACAGGGTTCTCTGTTCCAGATTGCAGCTGCCTTACTCTCAGCAATTGGAATTTTCCTTCCGGGAACACTGCTCATATTCTTTGTCTATCCTGTATGGGAGAAGTTGAAGGGGATCAAGGCAGTAAGACTATCCCTGAGAGGAGTCAATGCAGTGGCAGGGGGGCTCATTACCACTGCAGCAATCCTGTTGTTGCAGAAAAGCGGCTTGAACATCGAGAATTTCCTAGTACTCCTCTTCACGGTGCTCTTGTTGCTTACACGAAAAATACCCGCCCCCTTGATCGTGCTTGCGGTACTGGGAGCGGGAATTATCCTGTAA
- a CDS encoding pyridoxamine 5'-phosphate oxidase family protein, whose translation MLPNTIIEAWKSRQPAVVLTTVDESGMPNSIYATCTDLYQDTEIVIANNYFDKTKHNIDMGTKASVLFITEEGKSYQLKGEVSYHTEGAYYDFMKAFNPVKHPGHGALVLHAQAGFSGQEQLF comes from the coding sequence ATGTTACCAAATACAATCATTGAGGCTTGGAAGAGCCGTCAGCCTGCTGTTGTACTCACTACCGTTGATGAGAGCGGGATGCCCAACAGCATCTACGCTACCTGTACCGATCTCTATCAGGATACTGAAATTGTCATCGCCAACAACTACTTCGACAAGACAAAGCATAATATTGATATGGGGACAAAAGCATCCGTGCTTTTCATTACAGAGGAAGGTAAGTCATATCAACTGAAAGGCGAGGTAAGCTACCACACAGAGGGTGCCTATTATGATTTCATGAAAGCCTTCAATCCCGTAAAACACCCCGGACACGGAGCACTGGTACTCCATGCCCAAGCGGGTTTTAGCGGTCAGGAACAGTTGTTCTAG
- a CDS encoding sugar ABC transporter permease: MVKQGFLEKNLRYIFPLPAVLFVVILMVFPVVYTFFLSFTDWSLTSGRPLSVVGLESYFKVLKEPRFLQSLGRTFYFTFGAVIVEMVLGTVLALILNRKFKGKGMVKTLLLLPLVATPVAIGIVWNLFYDPTIGILNYVLSVLKLPQSGWVSDARTVMPSLIMVDIWQWTPMITIIVLAGLAGLSTEPYESAMVDGANGRQVLFQITLPMLMPTILTAVILRAIDALKTYDIIYSMTGGGPGYASENLNVLAFKYSFEYFRMGQSAVMLVFLFAIVMLFSLMVMRVRRIFEL; this comes from the coding sequence ATGGTCAAACAAGGTTTCTTAGAAAAAAATCTACGTTATATTTTCCCACTTCCTGCTGTACTGTTTGTAGTGATACTTATGGTATTCCCGGTGGTGTATACATTCTTTCTCAGTTTTACTGATTGGTCGTTGACCAGTGGGAGACCCCTCTCTGTAGTGGGACTGGAGAGTTATTTCAAGGTGCTCAAGGAACCTAGGTTTCTTCAGTCTCTAGGAAGGACTTTCTACTTTACCTTTGGTGCTGTAATTGTGGAAATGGTTCTTGGAACCGTCCTTGCCCTGATTCTCAACCGGAAATTCAAGGGGAAGGGAATGGTAAAGACCTTGTTACTGTTGCCCTTGGTTGCAACTCCGGTTGCCATTGGTATTGTTTGGAATCTGTTCTATGACCCGACGATTGGCATTCTGAACTATGTACTCAGTGTGTTGAAACTCCCCCAGAGTGGTTGGGTCAGTGATGCAAGGACTGTTATGCCTTCCTTGATCATGGTAGATATCTGGCAGTGGACGCCTATGATTACCATCATCGTACTAGCGGGTCTTGCTGGTTTGTCCACTGAGCCGTATGAATCGGCCATGGTCGATGGGGCAAATGGGAGGCAGGTCCTGTTTCAGATCACACTTCCCATGTTGATGCCGACCATCCTTACTGCGGTAATCCTTCGGGCAATTGATGCACTTAAAACCTACGATATCATCTACTCAATGACTGGAGGGGGGCCGGGGTATGCTTCAGAGAATCTGAATGTCTTGGCTTTTAAATACAGCTTTGAATACTTCAGGATGGGACAGAGTGCTGTTATGTTGGTCTTCCTGTTTGCTATCGTCATGCTTTTCAGCTTGATGGTGATGCGCGTACGCAGAATTTTCGAGTTGTAG
- a CDS encoding cupin domain-containing protein has translation MNKLKYDDATAITMAPGVSRRVLSHTPGLMLVEVTFASSAVVPVHNHPHQQISYIKSGRFSFTSNGESEEAGPGDSLAFASDVEHGVTCLEDGVVIDCFTPAREDFL, from the coding sequence ATGAACAAATTGAAATATGATGATGCCACTGCAATTACCATGGCCCCTGGCGTATCCAGAAGGGTTCTCTCCCATACTCCAGGGCTGATGTTGGTTGAAGTAACCTTTGCCTCCAGTGCGGTAGTACCAGTCCATAATCACCCCCATCAGCAAATCAGCTATATCAAGTCAGGACGTTTCTCGTTTACAAGTAATGGAGAATCTGAAGAAGCAGGCCCTGGTGATTCCTTGGCTTTTGCCTCGGATGTGGAGCATGGGGTCACCTGCTTGGAAGATGGTGTGGTAATAGATTGCTTTACTCCTGCACGGGAAGATTTTCTATAG
- a CDS encoding carbohydrate ABC transporter permease — protein sequence MQRKIVHSILFGIILFLIIVPILFPFIWMLMSSFKTQVDIISWPPKFIFSPVMQNYERVFIEQDFLHYMKNSVIVSVVSVFFSLILGLPAAYSIARYKQKKLSVFILVARLMPGISFLMPWYIVFSRLHLMDSYVALILSHMLIALPLVVWVMAPYFDSVPRELEEAAMVDGLTQQSAFLKILLPLSGPGVVTATTLSFIFSWNNFMFSQVLSQQKTRTLPIAVYNFLSYVEVDWGAVMAAAVTIMAPAIILTMFFQKYVVKGLTMGAVKG from the coding sequence ATGCAGCGAAAAATAGTTCATTCAATCCTCTTTGGTATCATACTGTTCTTAATCATTGTACCAATTCTATTCCCCTTTATCTGGATGCTGATGAGTTCGTTCAAGACACAGGTGGATATCATCAGCTGGCCCCCTAAATTCATCTTTTCTCCGGTGATGCAAAACTATGAACGGGTGTTCATCGAACAGGATTTCCTGCACTACATGAAAAACTCAGTCATTGTATCGGTGGTGAGTGTGTTCTTTTCACTCATTCTTGGGCTCCCCGCAGCCTATTCCATTGCTCGCTATAAGCAGAAGAAACTCTCTGTATTCATTTTGGTTGCTCGCTTGATGCCAGGTATATCATTCCTTATGCCTTGGTACATTGTTTTTTCAAGGCTTCACTTGATGGATAGCTATGTAGCCTTGATCCTCAGCCATATGCTTATTGCACTTCCTTTGGTTGTGTGGGTAATGGCTCCCTATTTCGATTCTGTGCCTCGTGAACTCGAAGAGGCTGCTATGGTGGACGGACTGACACAACAGAGTGCGTTCCTCAAGATTCTGTTGCCCCTCTCCGGTCCCGGGGTGGTTACCGCTACAACGCTGAGTTTCATATTCAGTTGGAACAACTTTATGTTTAGTCAGGTATTGAGTCAGCAGAAAACAAGAACACTTCCCATTGCAGTATATAACTTCTTGAGTTATGTCGAAGTTGACTGGGGTGCGGTCATGGCAGCAGCTGTTACCATCATGGCCCCGGCAATCATCCTTACGATGTTCTTCCAGAAGTATGTTGTCAAAGGACTTACGATGGGAGCTGTGAAAGGGTAG
- a CDS encoding sugar phosphate isomerase/epimerase family protein — protein MRRIGVHETRFKVYGNDDVVSLFARAREYEYNLLEINGERLLSLSPLGLKRISLEARNFQLDLSYSLSLGPLYDLSSLDEEVRKRGLSTVEKIIRNIGQMGGGSLNGPFYTAFPPLLPVETQKDRLFEQSVGSLRSLANIAVDEDVLLNIRPVNRYEHFFLNTADDALQFVRAVNHPGCGIDLDTFHMNIEESDMLAAFEQAGYYLHCIHIRENNGQAVGSGTLPWALIRDRLDLMHYEGPLVHAPETMKIAPFEGKQIRRLLS, from the coding sequence ATGAGAAGGATTGGTGTTCACGAAACTCGGTTCAAGGTATATGGGAACGATGATGTTGTTTCCCTGTTCGCCAGAGCGAGGGAATACGAATATAATCTGCTCGAAATCAATGGAGAGCGCTTGCTCTCCCTGTCTCCCCTAGGGCTTAAGCGCATATCGTTGGAGGCAAGAAACTTCCAATTAGATCTATCCTATTCACTATCACTGGGGCCACTCTATGACCTTTCATCACTGGATGAAGAGGTGAGAAAGAGGGGACTTTCAACAGTTGAAAAAATTATCAGGAATATCGGACAGATGGGAGGGGGGAGTCTGAATGGGCCATTCTATACCGCTTTTCCTCCTTTGCTCCCTGTTGAAACCCAAAAGGACCGTTTGTTCGAGCAGAGTGTGGGAAGTCTGAGGTCTTTGGCAAATATCGCTGTAGATGAAGATGTCTTGTTGAACATCCGCCCGGTAAATCGCTACGAGCACTTCTTCCTAAACACTGCTGATGACGCGCTCCAATTTGTTCGAGCAGTCAACCACCCAGGCTGTGGCATCGATCTTGATACCTTCCATATGAATATCGAGGAGTCAGACATGCTCGCTGCTTTCGAGCAAGCTGGGTATTATCTGCACTGCATCCATATCAGGGAGAACAACGGACAAGCGGTTGGTAGTGGAACGTTGCCTTGGGCTCTTATCAGGGATAGGCTCGATCTTATGCACTATGAAGGTCCACTCGTACATGCTCCTGAGACCATGAAGATAGCACCGTTTGAGGGAAAGCAGATCAGGAGATTGCTCAGTTAG
- a CDS encoding iron-containing alcohol dehydrogenase has protein sequence MNMTYFLPTKLVFGQNTLSTLHEQSLPGKKALIVISSGTSTRKYGYLGQVEDQLKQAGVTYEVFDKILPNPVKRHVEEGSALAKAKGCDFVIGLGGGSVIDSAKAIAIMATNDGDLWDYISGGSGKGKPMSKKPLPIVAITTTAGTGTEVDPWLVITKEETNEKIGMGTEDTFPTLSIVDPTLMVSVPPQLTAFQGFDALFHSTEGYLNKTANTFSDLYSLEAIRLIGKSLRTAVADGKNLAAREDVALANTLAGLVEWTSGCISEHSLEHAMSAFHPELAHGAGLIMISKAYYTHIAENHIADERMVAMAKALGKEDATEAMDFVRALEELQKDCGVADLKMSDYGMKEEEIPPMVKNARENMGGLFEVDPMTLSDEDCLKIYQQSFK, from the coding sequence ATGAACATGACCTATTTTCTTCCAACGAAACTTGTTTTCGGACAGAATACTCTTTCGACGCTCCACGAGCAGTCACTTCCCGGCAAGAAGGCGTTGATTGTTATTTCCAGCGGTACATCAACCCGTAAATACGGCTATCTTGGCCAGGTTGAGGATCAATTGAAACAAGCTGGTGTTACCTATGAAGTCTTTGATAAGATCCTTCCCAACCCAGTGAAGCGGCATGTAGAAGAAGGGTCTGCACTTGCCAAGGCGAAAGGCTGTGACTTTGTCATCGGTCTTGGTGGTGGATCGGTCATTGACTCAGCGAAAGCAATTGCCATCATGGCAACCAATGATGGAGATCTTTGGGACTATATCAGCGGAGGCTCTGGCAAGGGCAAGCCCATGAGTAAAAAACCACTGCCCATTGTTGCCATTACCACCACAGCCGGAACCGGTACGGAGGTAGACCCTTGGTTGGTCATTACCAAGGAAGAGACCAATGAGAAGATTGGTATGGGAACTGAGGATACCTTTCCCACACTCAGTATTGTCGACCCAACACTGATGGTTAGTGTTCCTCCCCAGCTCACAGCATTCCAAGGTTTCGATGCACTCTTTCACAGCACAGAAGGGTATCTCAATAAGACAGCAAATACATTCAGTGACCTCTATAGCCTGGAAGCAATCCGGCTAATCGGCAAAAGCCTAAGAACAGCTGTAGCGGACGGTAAGAATCTTGCAGCACGTGAAGATGTAGCTCTGGCAAATACCCTTGCAGGTCTTGTTGAATGGACCAGTGGATGTATCAGCGAACACTCACTGGAGCATGCCATGAGTGCCTTCCACCCTGAGCTTGCTCATGGTGCAGGCTTGATTATGATAAGCAAGGCCTACTACACCCATATTGCAGAGAACCATATTGCGGATGAGCGAATGGTTGCCATGGCAAAGGCACTTGGCAAGGAAGATGCGACTGAGGCAATGGATTTTGTGAGAGCCTTGGAAGAACTCCAGAAGGATTGTGGGGTAGCAGACCTCAAGATGAGTGACTATGGCATGAAGGAGGAAGAGATTCCCCCGATGGTCAAGAACGCCAGAGAGAACATGGGTGGTCTGTTCGAGGTTGATCCGATGACCCTCAGTGATGAGGATTGTCTCAAGATCTACCAGCAATCGTTTAAGTAA